TGAGCGGGCCGAATACCTGCACCTGTCCGCCGTTCTCGTCGCCCTTCTGCACGTCCACCAGCTCGGTTTTGCCGCCCACGACCCGAATGACGTAGGTGCGCTCGGCGGTGCTGACCACGGCCGACTTGGGCACGAACAGGCTGCTCTGGGGCGCTTTGATGGGAATGTTGGCCGAGGCGAACATGCCGGGCTTTAGCTTCTCACCCGGATTAGTAATGTCGATTTCCACCGTTTCGGCGCGGATACCGGGCGTCACATTTCCGGCTACGCGGTCGATTTTGCCGGTGAAATTCTGCCCTGGAAACGTCCGCACGTCGAACTGCACCGGCGAGCCGGTGTGAATGTCGCCCACGTAGGCCTCGGGCACGGCCACGCGCAAACGGAGCCGGCTGAGCTGCTTGAGCCGGAACAGCGGCACAGCGCTCTGGCCGCCCGGCCCCACCAGGGCCCCCGGCGCGGCGTTGCGCTCGGTGATGACGCCGGCCATCGGGGCCGTGACGCGCAGGTAGGCCGCCATCTGGGCGGCGGCCTGGTAGTGGGCGCGGGCGGCCACCACGTTCAGGCTGTCGCTCGTGGCCTGGGTGCGGGCCTGGTCGAGGGCCAGCGGCGACACGGCCCCGGCGGTGCGGGCGGTCTGGCGCAGGCGGCGAAAGGTGCCTCGGCTGGCCTGGAAGGTGGCCTGGGCCACGCTCTGCTTCGAGCGGGCTTCGCTCAGGGCGGCGGCCAGCTCGGGGGCGTCCAGCTCGGCCAGCACCTGGCCCTGGCGCACGTGGTCACCGATGTCGGCGTGCAGCGCCTTCACGTAGCTGCTCACGCGGGGGTAGAGGTCGGTCTGGAAATAGCTGTCCAGTTCGCCGGGTAAACTCAGGCTCTGGGCGGGCTGGGTGGCCGTCACGCGCACGGCGTCGTAGCGCACGTCGGCCGACACGGGGTTGGCCGTTTTCTCGGCGGCCGACTGGCCCTGGGCGGCGTCGGTGGAGTTGCAGCCGCCCAGGGCAGCGGCGGCGGCCGTGAGGCTGAGGCCAGCGAGCCAGCGCCGGGAAAAAGCGGGAAAATTCATAAACAAGCGAAGGAAAGTTTTTTACAAAAAGATTAGGCCAGCACCGGCTGCTCGCGCAGCGTGTGCTCGGTGGCCGGGGCCTCGTGGCCGTCGAAGTTGGCACTCTCCGGGTCGTCGGGGTCGAGCGAGACGGAGACGAACGTCGTCTTGCGCTGCACGGCCGCAAACACGACCGGCAGTACCAACAGGGCCGCCACGGTGGAGGCCAGTAGCCCGCCAATCACGGCCCGGCCCAGTGGGGCCGACTGCTCGCCGCTCTCGCCCAGGCCCGAAGCCATCGGCAGCATGCCGGCCACCATCGCGATGCTCGTCATCAGCACGGGGCGCAGGCGGGCGGCCCCGGCCAGGCGGGCGGCGGCCACGGCGTCGCGGTAGCGCAGGCGCAGGCTTTCGGCGTTGGTGACGATGAGCACGGCGTTGGCCACCGACACGCCCACCGACATGATGATGCCCATGTACGACTGCAAATTCAGCGTCTGGCCCGTGAGCAGCAGCAGCAGCAGCGACCCGGCCAGCACGGCCGGCACCGTCACCAGCACCACGCCCGCTACCTTGAGCGATTGATAGTTGGCGGCTAGTAGCAGGAAAATGACCACGATGGCCAGGCCCAGGCCGGTTTGCAGGCTGTTCAGGGTTTCGGTCAGCAGCTGGGCTAGGCCCCGCAGCTGCACGATGGAGCCCTTGGGTGGCGCACCCACGGCCTTGATGGCTTTCTGTACGTCGCGGGTGGCGGTGCCTAGGTCCTTATGGTCGATGTTGGCCGAGACGGTCACGATGCGGCGCGGGCCGATGCGGTCGAACTCGCCGGGCACGTTGGCCGTGTGCAGGGTGGCCACGTCGCCGAGCGTGGGCCGCGCCTGGCCCGGCACCAGGGGCAGGTTCTGCATGTCGGCCTCGCTTTTCATGTCCTGCGAAGCCAGCTGCACCTGCACCTGGTAAGCAAAGCCCTTGCTCTGGTCGAGCCACAGGTTCTTGGCCGTGAAGCGGCTGCTGCTCGTGGCTGCCACCAGCGACTTGGCAATCTGGTCGGGGGTGAGGCCGAATTGGGCGGCCCGCGCCCGGTCCACGTCAATCTGCACGGTGGGGTAGCTCAGGGGCTGGTTCACCCGCACGTCGCGCAGGTAGGCAATCTGCCGGAGCCGAGCCACCAGCTTGTCGGCGTAGCCCTTGCCATCCTGTAGGCTCTTGCCGCCCACCAGGATTTCGATGGGCGTCTGGGCGCCCTGGCTCATGATTTTATCGGTCAGCTCAATGGGCTCGTAGCTCAGCTGCACGTCGGGCAGGTGCTGGTGCACGGCCTGGCGAATCTGGTCTTTGAGGGCGTCCAGGTTCTGGACTTTGTAGTCCTCGGCCAGGTTCACCTGCAAGTCGGCCTCGTGGGGGCCAGCGTTGAAGACGTAGAGCGCGGAGGTGCCGTAGGAGCTGGGCGTCATGCCCACGAAGGCCGAGGTAATGGCCACGTTTTGGGGCCCCACAATCTGCTGAATGAGCTTGATAACCTCCTTGGTGCGTTCCTCCGTGCGCTCGATGCGCAGCCCCTCGGGGGCAATGAGACGTACCTGGAACTGCTTGGAATGGGTGATTTTGGGCATCATGTCCTGCCCAATCAGCAGAAAGCACGTGACGATGATGGCCGCGCACGCCACGCCGTAGACCGTGCCCACCAGCGCCCGGTGGCGCAGCAGCCGGTCCAGGATGCCCAGGTAAGCCAGCTTCACTCGCTCGAAGCCTTTGACCTCCTTCGGATGCGCCTCCTCAAAAGTCTCCTGCTGCGCGTCGCGCGCCTGGCTCAGGTCGGGCAGCAGGCTCAGTTCGTGCTCCGAAGTGTGGGCGTGGCCCTTGAGCCACCAGTTGGCCACCACCGGCACAAAAGTTTGGGAGAGCGTGTAGGAGGCGATGATGGCGAAGCCCACCGACAACGAAAGCGGAATGAACATGCCCCGCGGCACGCCCGACATCAGAAACGCCGGGGCGAACACGGCCAGGATGCTGAGCGTGATGAGCAGCAGCGGAAACGACACCTCCTGGCTGGCATCCAGGATGGCCCGGGACTTGGTTTTGCCCATTTCCTGGTGCTGGTGAATGTTCTCAATCACCACCGTGGCCTGGTCCACCAAAATGCCGATGGCCAGCGACAAGCCCGAAAGGGTCATGATGTTAATCGTCTGCCCGGTGAGCTGCAAGAGCAGGATGGCCGCCAGAATCGAAATCGGAATGGTCAGAATCACGATAAGCGACGAGCGCACGTCGCCCAGGAATAGGAACACGACCAGGCCCGTGAGCAGGGCCCCCAGCCCGCCCTCGAAGGCCAGGCTGTGCACGGCCTGGCTCACGTAGATACTCTGGTCGAACTCGTAGCTGAGCTGCACGTTGTCGGGCAGCAGGGCCTTCATCTCGGGCAGCTTGGCTTTGAGCGCGTTCACCACGCTCATGGTGGAGGCGTCGGCCGACTTCGTGACCGGGATGTACACCGAGCGCTTGCCGTTAATCAGGGCGTAGCCCACCGGCACGTCGGTGGCGTCCTCCACCGAAGCCACATCGTGAATAAACACCGTGGGTCCTACCCCCTGTCGTAGCGGGATATTGAGAAAGTCCGGGATTTTATCCAGCACCGTGTTGCTGGGCGTCATCACCATGTAGTCGCCCATGCCCACCGAGCCGGCCGGCGACACCTGGTTGTTCTTGACGATGGCCGACACGATTTCGTCGGGCGTGAGCTGGTAGCTTTTCATCTTCTCGGGGTCGACGCGCACCACCACCGTGCGCTCGTTGCCGCCGAAGGGCGGCGGGGCCGACGCGCCCGGAATCTGCGAGAACAAGGGCCGGATGCGGGTCGAGGCCAAATCCTGCATCTGCCCCAGCGAAGCGCTGGTCGAGCTAAACACCAGTTCGCCCACCGGCAGGCTGCTGGCGTCGAAGCGCACGACCGTGGGCGGCTGGGTGCCCGGTGGCATGTAGGTCATGACGCGGCTCACCTGGTTGGCCACCTCGCCGGCCGCCTGGGCCATGTTCACGTCCTCGTAGAACGTGCACTTGACCAGGCATAACCCCTGGATGTTCTTCACCTCCACGTCCTTGATGCCCGAGACGTAGAGCATCTGGTTCTGGTAGCGCGTGGCGATGAAGCCCTCCATCTGGGCCGCCGTCATCCCGCCGTAGGGCTGGGCGATGTAGATGGTGGGCAGGTTGAGGCGCGGGAAAATGTCAATCGGGATACGCCCCAGCGACAGCGCCGCGAAGACGAGAACCCCCAGCAGGGCCACGATGACGGCAATCGGCCGGGCTAATGCGGTCTTAATCATTGGTTTCTTAAGCTATTAGCCATTAGCTGTCAGCTACTGGCTTTTTGGGGTGGATAGCAACGAGTGATAGAGGGAAAAGCCAACAGCTAACGGCTGCTAGCCAACCGCTTATAACTGCCCGAGCAGCGGGGCCAGGTTGCCGCCCGTGGCGGCCCGCAGCAGTAGGGCCCGCCACACGTTATTGGTGGCGATGGCCTGGTCGCTTTCGGCGCGGTTGAGCACCAGCGCGGCCTGCGTGAGCACCACCAGGTTGTCGAGACCGGCGTTGTAGCGGGCCTGGGCCTGGGTGTAAGCCCGGCGGGCGGCGTCGAGCTGCACGGGGGCCTCCAGGGCCGCCTGGCGCACTAGGTCGAGCTGGAGCTGCGCGTTTTGCTGCTCGGTGCGCAGTTGCAGGGCCTGCTGGTCGTAGTCGGCCAGGGCCTGGGTCGAGCGGGCCTGCTGGACAGCCACCGCGCGCTTGGTGTGAATGAGTTCGGTGACGTGCCAGGTGAGCGCCGCGCCCACCGCGTAGTTGTATACCTTAAAGGGCAGCCCCGCGCCCAGCCCGGGGTCGATGGCATACGTGCCGTCGGTGCTG
This genomic stretch from Hymenobacter sp. PAMC 26628 harbors:
- a CDS encoding efflux RND transporter periplasmic adaptor subunit, coding for MNFPAFSRRWLAGLSLTAAAAALGGCNSTDAAQGQSAAEKTANPVSADVRYDAVRVTATQPAQSLSLPGELDSYFQTDLYPRVSSYVKALHADIGDHVRQGQVLAELDAPELAAALSEARSKQSVAQATFQASRGTFRRLRQTARTAGAVSPLALDQARTQATSDSLNVVAARAHYQAAAQMAAYLRVTAPMAGVITERNAAPGALVGPGGQSAVPLFRLKQLSRLRLRVAVPEAYVGDIHTGSPVQFDVRTFPGQNFTGKIDRVAGNVTPGIRAETVEIDITNPGEKLKPGMFASANIPIKAPQSSLFVPKSAVVSTAERTYVIRVVGGKTELVDVQKGDENGGQVQVFGPLKAGDVVLKAGNEEIGKGEPVQVALASR
- a CDS encoding efflux RND transporter permease subunit, which translates into the protein MIKTALARPIAVIVALLGVLVFAALSLGRIPIDIFPRLNLPTIYIAQPYGGMTAAQMEGFIATRYQNQMLYVSGIKDVEVKNIQGLCLVKCTFYEDVNMAQAAGEVANQVSRVMTYMPPGTQPPTVVRFDASSLPVGELVFSSTSASLGQMQDLASTRIRPLFSQIPGASAPPPFGGNERTVVVRVDPEKMKSYQLTPDEIVSAIVKNNQVSPAGSVGMGDYMVMTPSNTVLDKIPDFLNIPLRQGVGPTVFIHDVASVEDATDVPVGYALINGKRSVYIPVTKSADASTMSVVNALKAKLPEMKALLPDNVQLSYEFDQSIYVSQAVHSLAFEGGLGALLTGLVVFLFLGDVRSSLIVILTIPISILAAILLLQLTGQTINIMTLSGLSLAIGILVDQATVVIENIHQHQEMGKTKSRAILDASQEVSFPLLLITLSILAVFAPAFLMSGVPRGMFIPLSLSVGFAIIASYTLSQTFVPVVANWWLKGHAHTSEHELSLLPDLSQARDAQQETFEEAHPKEVKGFERVKLAYLGILDRLLRHRALVGTVYGVACAAIIVTCFLLIGQDMMPKITHSKQFQVRLIAPEGLRIERTEERTKEVIKLIQQIVGPQNVAITSAFVGMTPSSYGTSALYVFNAGPHEADLQVNLAEDYKVQNLDALKDQIRQAVHQHLPDVQLSYEPIELTDKIMSQGAQTPIEILVGGKSLQDGKGYADKLVARLRQIAYLRDVRVNQPLSYPTVQIDVDRARAAQFGLTPDQIAKSLVAATSSSRFTAKNLWLDQSKGFAYQVQVQLASQDMKSEADMQNLPLVPGQARPTLGDVATLHTANVPGEFDRIGPRRIVTVSANIDHKDLGTATRDVQKAIKAVGAPPKGSIVQLRGLAQLLTETLNSLQTGLGLAIVVIFLLLAANYQSLKVAGVVLVTVPAVLAGSLLLLLLTGQTLNLQSYMGIIMSVGVSVANAVLIVTNAESLRLRYRDAVAAARLAGAARLRPVLMTSIAMVAGMLPMASGLGESGEQSAPLGRAVIGGLLASTVAALLVLPVVFAAVQRKTTFVSVSLDPDDPESANFDGHEAPATEHTLREQPVLA